From the Fulvia fulva chromosome 2, complete sequence genome, one window contains:
- a CDS encoding Developmental and secondary metabolism regulator veA produces MNHDTLLPVDNETKSSATRTTNDGRTLTYEMQVLQQPMRARACGQGAKSSADRRPVDPPPIVELKIFEGEKRDDITYTMHANYFLFATLEQARPMAHARGQDRNSTHPVLTGTPVAGMVYLDRPNPAGYFIFPDLSVRHEGKYRLSFSLYDELKNAKDEDKLDEGGANAGGDAHVTHRLEVKSKPFHVYSAKKFPGLTESTSLSRMVAEQGCRVRIRRDVRMRRREPKSGGKDWDEYEEETAVARARASATPDPNMYPAMQTPHGYIEPNSRPRSASNASHQSLGSISRRPSMQEIGQAYHQQPHYGTAPHTPQNGYTQTAAYGPSSGQQYPPNQFMQQPPPMQPPPPQSYPAPPPVTTAQQPQPPQGYYSYPPAPTPPQATQAQQYNMPSHTYESGAQPHRPSVDYSAQDGYRRNSQQIPPPPHPTGYPQAMQPQYAAQMPPAQQYQQPPPPPPPQTTQHSSFPSMDLFNSRPAPVEPLHRGNTPAPKGSFDLPPLNTAAMASNKLEASSPTSAAPTNAYFSGGQPPIDTHKRSYGDVFSNRHQNGPLRQGQRPSYGQGDNLTTNTSMPAADDDDNAGAELDPTTLGMHYRRADGRQIQRALPGHA; encoded by the exons ATGAACCACGACACTCTGCTCCCCGTCGACAACGAGACCAAGAGCTCGGCCACGAGAACGACCAACGATGGCCGTACCCTCACCTACGAGATGCAGGTCCTGCAGCAGCCCATGAGAGCCAGAGCATGTGGCCAAGGCGCAAAAT CTTCGGCCGACCGCAGGCCAGTGGACCCGCCACCCATCGTCGAGCTCAAGATCTTCGAGGGCGAGAAACGGGATGACATTACTTATACCATGCACGCTAATTACTTCCTCTTCGCAACCCTGGAGCAAGCGCGTCCGATGGCTCATGCCCGTGGGCAGGATAGAAACAGCACGCATCCCGTGCTCACTGGAACTCCCGTCGCCGGAATGGTGTACCTGGACCGCCCAAATCCCGCCGGCTACTTCATCTTTCCAGATCTATCTGTCCGCCACGAGGGTAAATACAGGCTTAGCTTCAGTCTGTACGATGAGCTCAAGAATGCCAAGGATGAGGACAAACTGGACGAAGGCGGTGCCAACGCCGGTGGTGATGCCCATGTCACCCATCGTCTTGAAGTCAAGTCCAAGCCCTTCCATGTCTACAGCGCAAAGAAGTTCCCGGGTCTCACGGAGAGCACCTCCCTCAGCCGGATGGTGGCCGAGCAAGGTTGCCGCGTTCGCATCAGGCGGGATGTTCGGATGAGGAGACGAGAACCGAAATCTGGTGGAAAGGACTGGGATGAGTATGAAGAAGAGACTGCTGTCGCACGTGCAAGAGCCTCGGCGACTCCGGATCCAAACATGTACCCGGCCATGCAAACACCACACGGATACATCGAGCCAAATTCCCGACCACGGTCTGCCAGTAACGCTAGTCACCAATCACTTGGGTCCATCTCGCGTCGACCGTCCATGCAGGAGATAGGACAGGCCTACCACCAACAACCTCACTACGGCACAGCACCGCATACACCCCAAAATGGATACACTCAGACAGCTGCATATGGACCATCCTCAGGACAACAGTACCCACCCAATCAGTTCATGCAGCAACCACCTCCAATGCAGCCACCTCCGCCACAGTCTTACCCAGCACCACCGCCGGTCACGACCGCACAACAACCTCAACCGCCGCAGGGCTATTACAGCTATCCTCCTGCGCCCACGCCGCCGCAAGCAACCCAAGCGCAGCAGTACAATATGCCATCACATACTTACGAGTCTGGAGCTCAGCCACACCGCCCAAGCGTCGACTATTCTGCACAGGATGGGTACCGCAGGAACTCGCAGCAGATTCCACCACCGCCTCATCCTACAGGTTATCCTCAAGCGATGCAACCACAGTATGCGGCACAAATGCCGCCGGCGCAACAGTATCAGCAACCGCCGCCACCTCCACCACCGCAGACGACACAACACTCCTCGTTCCCGTCGATGGATCTCTTCAACTCACGACCGGCTCCAGTAGAGCCACTCCACAGGGGTAATACTCCAGCACCTAAGGGTTCTTTTGATCTACCCCCACTCAACACTGCAGCTATGGCCAGCAACAAGCTCGAAGCCTCGTCGCCAACCAGCGCAGCACCGACAAACGCCTACTTTAGTGGTGGTCAACCCCCTATTGATACGCACAAGCGCAGCTACGGTGACGTGTTCAGTAACAGGCATCAAAATGGACCACTGCGCCAAGGACAGCGCCCAAGCTATGGTCAAGGAGACAATCTTACGACCAACACTTCCATGCCTGCAGCTGACGATGATGACAACGCGGGCGCCGAGCTGGATCCAACGACTTTGGGCATGCATTACCGTAGAGCGGATGGCCGACAGATTCAGCGTGCTTTGCCTGGTCATGCGTAG
- a CDS encoding Tuberous sclerosis 2 gives MDTRHRHDAPTTPSEWPSSSLSSTPTPSSKSTIPPSKQVVLNIAASGGTLSNTDMPSRREIAPYEAFICERLTREVSKCDALGSNSVQSPASSSTQASLSGVLQEAATAIQYHAKWFAPAALSNLLQTALNVASRSSSTADLYAALDLIDTVCTYSLLPCLVPAVRFIAYAYYQGSRSNRHKRLSQHAWAVAQHILESHLGGQFAGALLQVISDPYDGRSKYHFAASVGALMMTTNKLFADHEAQAHNMQPTQLLIGLRETSIANNAILREQVTILLGTMLQDDAITDQVEADAGLDIWLNLVERCVEQPSDKEALEVLFTGLQTRVARFEARHHPALAQLFVQARRPLPKNLSSQLLDPWQRALLLEEETVWTSGYRSMLGKLCDSSLYLEELDAFITTSVSAYFQTDNFMARKDFVYTLETLIVDPTTAAPAVDILARGVVRIFAHKTQKEKWEGQRNWLFPLLCGLAKHSLEATRLLLRIRADEAGQGYLEPERTNEDEMVLDKRPKPTSNLYGFTALSLEAWVSAVEGMIYQEPTRWDIYNALLKDLAPQIRNHALWRDRSEHIIALRQALCKCLDTDIFLEPPAQAGVSKSYVIGQLLQILTATISYHRQIPRNDIKAAIKTVINVAGSRDHTVSIHCIHALTICCYELPELMAGYMDALINKMARMVTQRNLALYVLEFFAGLSRFRDLQDRLRRDDFKRIFGVCHSYLQSVRSTSVLERKRTPTSEQSAALSSSTSSDDSVQYVYALAHHVITFWYMALKREDRHGLKEYITSCLRYTDLEGHEHIEDQGLVTIDLMDRVDAEETTTTPGQSIFTENDGRIITRHRVTGILLITTDTALRTGKTLVTIRRPSGTAERLIQSRKRHDSVVPADLEARFTASVTVESDDQDYIAVFPEDVLGRTYGKVAIPRPSSALGSLEIITLPEEDAVDRAIKSFDRTSALDSHKAGIIFVGEEQTTEAEILLNQSGTPDYREFLEDMGSIRSLKGATWNAQGLDRSQDAVDGEFTIVWNNEVTELVYHITTYMPRDPGGDDQLTIINKKRHIGNDYVNIVFNNSGNDFRFDTFPSAFNYVYIIISPSERTSFLQAREITASKEKKDRFYNVHCITRPGYPNLSSAAEVKVISGASLGGYIRNLALNACVFSAMWQAGDDMGEYPSSWRQRLHMIRRLYKQYQPKW, from the exons ATGGACACACGGCATCGACATGATGCTCCGACAACACCGTCGGAATGGCCGTCCTCCAGCCTCTCCTCAACGCCGACGCCTTCATCGAAAAG CACTATCCCACCTTCCAAGCAAGTCGTCCTCAACATCGCCGCCTCGGGCGGAACACTATCAAACACCGACATGCCCTCTCGCCGCGAGATAGCACCATACGAGGCCTTCATCTGCGAGAGACTGACGCGGGAAGTCAGCAAATGTGATGCCTTGGGGAGCAATTCTGTGCAAAGTCCAGCAAGCTCGTCTACCCAGGCCTCACTCTCCGGCGTCTTGCAGGAGGCGGCCACGGCAATACAGTACCATGCCAAATGGTTCGCGCCTGCTGCCCTTTCCAATCTGCTGCAGACGGCGTTGAACGTTGCCAGCAGATCGTCCTCGACGGCGGACTTGTATGCAGCGTTGGATCTCATCGATACGGTTTGCACCTATTCTCTCCTCCCTTGTTTGGTGCCGGCGGTACGTTTCATTGCGTATGCATACTACCAAGGCAGTCGATCCAACAGACATAAAAGGCTGAGCCAGCACGCTTGGGCTGTTGCACAACATATCCTGGAATCGCACCTCGGGGGACAATTTGCAGGCGCATTGCTTCAAGTCATCAGCGACCCTTATGATGGCAGATCCAAGTACCACTTCGCTGCGAGCGTCGGAGCTTTGATGATGACCACCAACAAGCTGTTCGCAGACCATGAAGCACAAGCCCATAATATGCAACCAACGCAGCTCCTCATCGGCCTTCGCGAAACATCCATTGCGAACAACGCTATACTTCGAGAACAGGTCACTATCTTGCTAGGCACAATGCTCCAGGATGATGCCATTACGGATCAAGTCGAGGCGGACGCTGGTCTGGACATTTGGCTGAATCTGGTAGAGCGTTGCGTCGAACAACCGAGCGACAAGGAGGCGTTGGAGGTATTGTTCACCGGACTACAAACCAGGGTGGCTAGGTTCGAAGCACGGCATCATCCAGCTCTAGCTCAACTTTTCGTCCAGGCCAGGAGGCCTCTGCCTAAGAACCTATCTAGCCAACTGTTGGACCCGTGGCAGCGTGCATTGCTCCTTGAAGAAGAGACCGTTTGGACTTCCGGCTACCGCAGCATGCTTGGAAAGCTTTGCGATTCTTCGCTCTACCTGGAAGAGCTCGACGCTTTCATCACTACTAGCGTATCCGCTTACTTCCAGACCGACAACTTTATGGCAAGAAAAGATTTTGTTTATACTTTGGAGACTTTGATAGTGGACCCCACGACTGCTGCTCCCGCTGTGGACATTCTGGCAAGAGGTGTCGTACGAATATTTGCCCATAAGACGCAGAAAGAGAAATGGGAAGGACAGCGCAATTGGCTCTTTCCCTTGCTTTGTGGCCTGGCGAAACATAGTCTTGAAGCGACAAGGCTTCTGCTGAGAATTCGTGCCGACGAGGCTGGCCAGGGATATCTCGAACCAGAGCGGACGAACGAGGATGAAATGGTGCTCGACAAACGACCGAAGCCTACCTCCAATTTGTATGGCTTCACAGCGCTATCCCTCGAGGCTTGGGTCAGTGCAGTGGAAGGGATGATCTATCAGGAACCGACTCGATGGGACATATACAATGCACTTCTGAAAGACCTGGCGCCGCAGATTCGTAACCATGCCCTGTGGCGGGACAGGTCCGAGCACATCATCGCACTGCGGCAGGCACTGTGCAAGTGCCTTGATACCGACATCTTTCTTGAGCCTCCAGCGCAAGCTGGCGTCAGCAAGTCATACGTAATCGGACAGCTTCTTCAGATCTTGACAGCTACCATCAGCTATCATCGTCAGATACCCAGGAACGATATCAAAGCTGCGATCAAGACCGTAATCAACGTGGCTGGCTCGCGCGACCACACTGTCAGCATCCATTGCATTCATGCGCTGACAATCTGCTGCTATGAACTGCCTGAACTCATGGCTGGCTACATGGACGCGTTGATCAACAAAATGGCACGTATGGTGACTCAAAGGAACTTGGCACTGTATGTTCTGGAGTTCTTTGCTGGACTCTCCCGGTTCCGAGATCTGCAAGACAGGTTGCGCCGGGATGACTTCAAGCGCATATTTGGAGTCTGCCATAGCTACCTTCAGTCAGTGCGAAGCACGTCAGTGCTCGAACGCAAGCGCACACCAACAAGTGAACAAAGTGCCGCTTTGAGCAGCAGTACCTCTAGCGATGACAGTGTTCAATACGTCTATGCCCTGGCACATCATGTGATCACTTTCTGGTATATGGCGCTCAAGCGCGAGGATCGACATGGACTTAAGGAGTACATCACGAGCTGTTTGCGGTACACTGATCTCGAAGGGCATGAGCACATCGAGGATCAAGGACTGGTCACGATCGATCTTATGGATCGTGTCGATGCGGAAGAGACCACAACCACTCCCGGTCAAAGCATTTTCACGGAGAACGACGGCCGAATCATTACACGCCACCGTGTGACCGGAATACTGTTGATCACGACGGACACTGCTCTTAGGACGGGGAAGACACTCGTGACCATTCGAAGACCCTCTGGCACGGCCGAGAGACTAATACAGTCTCGCAAGCGCCATGACAGTGTGGTACCCGCAGACCTCGAAGCTCGATTTACCGCATCGGTCACGGTCGAAAGTGATGACCAAGACTATATTGCAGTCTTCCCTGAGGACGTTCTAGGACGAACATATGGCAAGGTAGCCATTCCTCGACCATCATCGGCACTCGGATCCCTGGAGATCATCACGCTGCCGGAAGAAGATGCGGTCGACCGTGCCATCAAGTCCTTCGATCGAACATCTGCACTGGACTCTCACAAAGCCGGCATCATCTTCGTGGGCGAAGAGCAGACTACAGAAGCCGAGATCCTGCTGAACCAGTCAGGCACTCCAGACTATCGCGAGTTCCTGGAAGATATGGGTTCTATACGCAGTCTAAAAGGCGCGACCTGGAACGCGCAAGGACTGGATCGCTCCCAAGATGCCGTCGATGGCGAGTTTACGATTGTGTGGAACAACGAGGTGACCGAACTCGTTTATCACATAACGACATATATGCCCCGTGACCCAGGCGGCGACGACCAATTGACAATTATCAACAAGAAGCGACACATTGGCAACGACTATGTGAACATTGTGTTCAACAACAGCGGCAATGACTTCCGCTTCGATACGTTTCCATCTGCCTTCAACTACGTCTACATCATCATCTCGCCTTCAGAGCGAACGAGCTTCCTACAAGCCCGAGAGATAACGGCCTCGAAGGAAAAGAAAGATCGCTTCTACAATGTCCACTGCATTACACGACCGGGGTACCCGAACCTCTCCTCGGCAGCTGAGGTGAAGGTCATCTCCGGCGCATCTTTAGGTGGCTATATTCGCAACCTGGCATTGAACGCATGCGTGTTCTCGGCGATGTGGCAGGCAGGCGATGACATGGGCGAGTACCCTTCATCCTGGCGCCAACGATTGCATATGATCAGAAGGCTCTACAAACAATATCAGCCCAAGTGGTAG
- a CDS encoding Epoxide hydrolase A: MVHLTEHDVSYSDGKKTIHYVAAGPLNGPLIIFVHGWPGIAKTWRPQLETFAGLGFRVVAPDMPGYGKSTANKVYSAYAQSEISQGLLALLADTGRKKAVWVAHDWGSGCLWTLAAVHPEVCIGVINLAVPYRLLELGLEELMKVVNREKYPEAEFPYGQWSYQVFYEQDFEKATSWFDADPAGVLRVLFIKGSAANLDKPARTATVVKDGGWMGGAPKPPSQDQIPTGASTLDNLPAEDVQELEEAMARTGFFGGDAYYMNHKANREWVLKNSVNDGILEMPVLFIEAKYDTVCDTYGSRNTEPMKELCKDLSMASIDAGHWVQLEKAEETNGVIAKWLLESLPEYWPTHWHSPIAKQKH, encoded by the exons ATGGTCCACCTCACCGAACATGATGTCTCCTACTCGGATGGCAAGAAAACTATCCACTACGTCGCTGCTGGCCCTCTAAATGGCCCTCTGATAATCTTCGT GCACGGCTGGCCAGGGATTGCGAAAACATGGCGACCCCAGTTGGAGACTTTTGCCGGTCTGGGATTCCGAGTCGTCGCTCCAGATATGCCGGGTTATGGCAAGAGCACGGCGAACAAAGTCTACTCTGCCTATGCGCAGAGTGAGATCTCGCAAGGTCTGCTGGCGTTGTTGGCTGATACGGGGAGGAAGAAGGCAGTCTGGGTGGCTCATGATTGGGGTAGTGGGTGTCTT TGGACTCTCGCCGCCGTTCATCCTGAAGTCTGTATCGGCGTGATAAACCTAGCAGTCCCATACCGTCTCCTCGAACTGGGTCTGGAGGAACTCATGAAAGTCGTCAATCGGGAGAAGTACCCCGAGGCAGAGTTCCCATACGGCCAGTGGTCGTATCAAGTCTTCTACGAGCAGGACTTCGAGAAAGCCACGTCCTGGTTCGATGCGGACCCAGCTGGAGTTCTTCGGGTCTTGTTCATCAAGGGCTCGGCCGCGAATCTGGACAAACCTGCAAGGACCGCGACCGTCGTGAAAGACGGCGGCTGGATGGGTGGAGCCCCTAAGCCGCCGTCGCAGGACCAGATTCCGACTGGTGCATCGACGTTGGACAACCTGCCTGCGGAGGATGTGCAGGAATTAGAGGAGGCGATGGCGAGGACGGGGTTCTTCGGTGGTGATGCGTATTACATGAACCACAAGGCGAACCGCGAATGGGTCTTGAAGAATTCTGTCAACGATGGAATTCTCGAGATGCCGGTCTTGTTCATTGAGGCGAAGTACGATACTGTTTGTGATACTTATGGGTCGAGGAATACGGAGCCGATGAAGGAGTTGTGCAAGGATCTTAGCATGGCGTCGATTGATGCTGGTCACTGGGTTCAGTTGGAGAAGGCGGAAGAGACGAATGGTGTCATTGCGAAGTGGTTGTTGGAGAGTCTGCCGGAGTATTGGCCGACCCATTGGCACAGCCCCATTGCGAAGCAGAAGCACTGA
- a CDS encoding Transport protein particle, whose amino-acid sequence MASISLGACSSQLCQHQHQHHQHKHQHQHQLSIISISISISISISTSTSTSISISSASSASASASASASAQHHQHQHQHQHQHQHQLSIISISTSTSTSINISISISISTNGTTHRSACHIRPTTFGGVVIEGAAAQPPRCNEQDVARMDPFSPVSPAHIRVLVLPVGDIERQRFLRLLQRLQAEASIIPLADVEQKTQTQDNGFFLSPKLSPRGSLLYRFSSAAPSEQQQPLSPFELFRDALLVIGVVDGAQKKDEDGAEELGRAAAYLKERHPRVVHRQLIVLKEAGDKASTDITNTVDVYNLEDDNDASLRSAVCELSARLLVEFATYAKAVFASPTIQTPGQTARSLQTTTSLREGEKRLSSGRSTPSQSVDLSSPTDEGSPASAPSSRAPPLPATSFDQIPSANLPSARPESRSSNPAAKVKSSGRASSQDRVSVQGFGSNTSQEKARSRGKARVGIVYGSIHMLAGHWSEALRTMLDHTTTLRKLSDHLWYAKGLENMMVCMILLAWSGVDFSVPSICDPVADRSSSASAARIAAETRAAAEGTKQQLQLFRLSAALPELTRLILSLYRSTEGALELPYLIVAEASVRVAKLLTKLNSVQGHASPAMLRQLIGSQKHFDETASSHNPASNRASSLASSRISKAAVADILAQALPFEDDGLSAADSIRLLAAIASSYSALGMARKKAITIKELVGRLTSALVQARKLGAAEMGIHPAASLSVDAGTDTLLSTAEETSGIKDLMADVSAIYGARFETQRRVEEDVSYLDMQLFGSQALQLALLRQLTGLCEASPDPQGVLWLTSSLLRTAGANAAVDAVPYKSAANKFSKEEQMHYAAVIHRTVAVSKNLGLTDARATYWDPFLVRGVELLHLRGPQAVIDRSKLSQADLTGQVGPGNPLLYDPNASRPGTAVAPISVLVQGETSACLVTLQNPFDIPVDIEELELVTEGVELSCYHEPVTLGPLRLQQITLSITPKSAGDLKVTGCRIRMQGCQAQIFPIVDEAWSPSAPQTVKALGLEAVSTSHQGESRHDLGSIGIVPGTVSATVIGSLPTLLLEPDSVPENGLMLLEGEERSLSITLSNNSTTAAYVFEISDTANVVNQTHQSSADGEAGASTSALAESNASQTVLEPGESTAFELQLCGKAGLSFTQVNFFYCANGSGHPRSARVVSAPISMTVNAALQLHNLEITPAQSDEDGTLVVSYDVRNAWPRSISYICSFDGGAHSKPRTVDKDDMDTPITPGEVRRVHMIVPHLDSNDTSDDDAKSVQARFLDRLHVAWHVDQRSGVADVHGLSLSSEAIELVRSKPIRLSVTTQEKVCKVGDFISIRTKITNQERSRSGPLLVRLSPRGPETGRDEKRMAVAGTLQRVLPPLEQGAESVVDFTVCPLLAGTMELDAVVQPVRIGAYANTRQWHSSKSLSIKIETA is encoded by the coding sequence ATGGCTAGCATCTCACTCGGAGCTTGTTCCAGCCAACTCTGCCAGCATCAGCATCAGCATCATCAGCATAAGCACCAGCATCAGCATCAGCTCAGCATCATCAGCATCAGCATCAGCATCAGCATCAGCATCAGCACCAGCACCAGCACCAGCATCAGCATCAGCTCAGCATCATCAGCATCAGCATCAGCATCAGCATCAGCATCAGCTCAGCATCATCAGCATCAGCATCAGCATCAGCACCAGCATCAGCATCAGCTCAGCATCATCAGCATCAGCACCAGCACCAGCACCAGCATCAACATCAGCATCAGCATCAGCATCAGCACGAACGGCACAACCCACAGGAGTGCCTGTCACATCCGACCGACAACATTCGGAGGCGTCGTGATCGAAGGAGCAGCAGCGCAGCCGCCACGATGCAATGAGCAAGATGTCGCGCGGATGGATCCCTTCTCGCCCGTTTCGCCGGCGCATATCCGCGTGCTCGTGCTGCCTGTGGGAGACATAGAGCGCCAGCGCTTCCTGCGGCTGTTGCAACGACTGCAGGCTGAGGCGAGCATCATCCCGCTGGCCGACGTGGAGCAGAAGACGCAGACGCAGGACAATGGCTTCTTCCTCTCGCCGAAATTGTCGCCACGAGGCTCGCTACTTTACCGCTTTTCCTCGGCGGCACCCTCCGAGCAGCAACAGCCGCTGTCGCCCTTCGAGCTGTTCCGAGACGCCTTGCTGGTCATTGGAGTAGTCGACGGCGCGCAGAAGAAGGACGAAGATGGAGCGGAAGAGCTGGGTCGCGCAGCAGCATACCTGAAGGAGCGTCACCCTCGTGTCGTTCACCGCCAGCTCATAGTGCTGAAGGAAGCTGGTGACAAGGCCTCCACGGATATCACAAACACTGTCGATGTCTACAATCTCGAAGACGATAATGATGCGTCGCTTAGATCCGCTGTCTGCGAGCTGTCGGCTAGGCTCCTGGTCGAGTTCGCTACGTATGCGAAGGCAGTATTTGCTTCACCGACCATTCAGACACCAGGTCAGACAGCTCGCAGCTTGCAGACGACGACGTCTTTGCGTGAAGGTGAGAAGCGACTAAGCTCGGGTCGCAGCACGCCAAGTCAAAGCGTAGATCTGTCGAGTCCGACTGATGAAGGCAGTCCCGCATCGGCGCCATCTTCGCGAGCGCCGCCTTTACCTGCAACGTCCTTCGATCAGATACCCAGTGCCAATTTACCCAGCGCTCGGCCCGAAAGCAGGTCTAGTAACCCTGCCGCTAAGGTCAAGAGCAGTGGACGAGCTTCCAGTCAGGACCGCGTCTCTGTGCAAGGCTTCGGGTCCAATACCTCGCAAGAGAAAGCACGCTCGCGTGGCAAGGCACGAGTTGGAATCGTATACGGCTCGATTCACATGCTTGCCGGACATTGGAGTGAAGCCCTGCGAACCATGCTCGATCACACGACTACCTTGCGCAAACTCTCCGATCATTTGTGGTATGCAAAGGGTCTTGAGAACATGATGGTCTGCATGATACTCCTTGCTTGGTCCGGCGTAGACTTCTCTGTTCCATCGATATGCGACCCTGTGGCAGATCGCTCTAGCTCAGCCAGTGCCGCTCGTATTGCAGCAGAGACCAGGGCCGCAGCTGAAGGAACAAAACAGCAGCTCCAACTGTTCCGCCTTTCAGCAGCTCTTCCTGAGCTCACGAGGCTAATTCTCAGCTTGTATCGTTCCACGGAAGGTGCTCTTGAGCTGCCATATCTCATTGTAGCCGAAGCTTCTGTTCGCGTTGCAAAGCTTTTGACAAAGCTGAATTCGGTCCAAGGCCACGCAAGTCCCGCAATGTTGAGACAGCTTATTGGCAGCCAGAAACATTTCGATGAGACGGCTTCGTCACATAACCCAGCGTCGAATCGAGCTTCGAGTTTGGCGAGTTCCAGAATATCCAAGGCTGCAGTCGCGGATATCCTCGCCCAAGCCTTGCCATTCGAAGATGACGGTCTATCGGCCGCAGACAGCATAAGACTACTCGCAGCAATAGCATCGTCGTATTCTGCACTAGGCATGGCACGCAAGAAAGCCATCACAATCAAAGAACTTGTAGGCAGACTGACCAGCGCTCTTGTTCAAGCCAGGAAGCTTGGCGCGGCAGAGATGGGCATACATCCAGCCGCAAGTCTCTCTGTCGATGCAGGTACGGACACTCTATTATCCACTGCAGAAGAGACTAGCGGCATCAAAGACCTCATGGCAGATGTGTCCGCGATCTACGGTGCTCGATTTGAAACGCAACGGCGAGTAGAAGAAGACGTCTCATATCTGGACATGCAACTTTTCGGGAGCCAGGCTCTACAGTTGGCCCTGTTGAGACAACTCACAGGTCTCTGCGAAGCGTCGCCAGATCCGCAGGGTGTGCTATGGTTAACATCATCTCTACTCAGGACAGCAGGCGCCAATGCTGCCGTCGATGCTGTTCCATACAAATCAGCAGCGAACAAATTCTCGAAGGAGGAGCAAATGCATTATGCCGCTGTCATTCATCGCACGGTCGCCGTCTCCAAGAACCTCGGACTCACAGATGCTCGGGCGACATACTGGGACCCTTTTCTGGTCCGTggagttgagcttctacACCTCCGAGGCCCACAGGCTGTCATCGACCGGTCCAAGCTGAGCCAAGCAGATCTAACAGGACAGGTTGGTCCAGGCAATCCTCTTTTGTATGACCCTAACGCCAGCCGTCCGGGCACGGCAGTAGCGCCAATTTCGGTGCTAGTGCAGGGCGAAACGTCCGCCTGTTTGGTCACCCTCCAGAACCCCTTCGACATTCCAGTGGATATTGAAGAGCTAGAACTGGTCACCGAGGGCGTGGAGTTGTCGTGTTATCACGAGCCTGTAACTCTCGGTCCGCTACGCCTCCAGCAGATTACCCTCTCGATAACACCAAAGTCTGCAGGAGATTTGAAAGTGACAGGCTGCAGAATCAGGATGCAGGGCTGTCAGGCACAGATATTCCCGATCGTGGACGAGGCATGGTCTCCATCCGCTCCACAGACTGTCAAGGCTTTGGGTCTCGAGGCTGTCTCTACGTCGCACCAAGGAGAATCGAGACATGACTTGGGAAGCATAGGCATTGTCCCGGGCACTGTGTCTGCCACTGTCATCGGCTCTCTTCCGACTCTTCTCCTCGAGCCCGACTCAGTTCCCGAAAATGGTCTTATGTTATTGGAGGGCGAGGAACGAAGCTTGAGCATCACATTGAGCAACAATAGTACCACGGCAGCTTATGTCTTTGAGATCTCGGACACTGCGAATGTCGTGAACCAGACTCACCAATCAAGTGCTGATGGTGAGGCAGGCGCTTCGACATCAGCTTTAGCCGAATCGAATGCATCACAGACCGTCCTTGAGCCAGGCGAGAGCACAGCATTTGAACTTCAGCTGTGCGGCAAAGCCGGTTTGTCTTTTACACAAGTCAATTTCTTCTACTGCGCGAATGGATCCGGTCATCCCCGATCTGCGCGAGTGGTTTCCGCACCAATCAGCATGACTGTAAATGCTGCACTGCAGCTTCACAATCTAGAGATTACCCCAGCTCAAAGCGATGAGGACGGTACGCTGGTGGTCTCGTACGATGTCCGCAATGCATGGCCGAGATCCATCTCCTACATTTGCAGCTTCGATGGCGGCGCCCACTCGAAGCCTCGCACGGTCGACAAGGATGACATGGACACACCCATCACGCCGGGAGAAGTCCGTCGTGTCCATATGATTGTGCCGCATCTCGACAGTAATGATACGAGTGACGATGATGCGAAGTCAGTGCAGGCGCGGTTCCTGGATCGTCTGCATGTAGCGTGGCACGTCGATCAGCGCAGCGGTGTCGCCGATGTCCACGGCTTGTCACTATCGTCCGAGGCAATTGAGCTTGTTCGCAGCAAGCCAATCCGTCTCTCTGTTACGACCCAAGAGAAGGTATGCAAAGTCGGAGATTTCATCAGCATCCGAACCAAGATCACAAATCAAGAGAGGAGCAGATCCGGCCCTTTGCTGGTTCGGCTGTCACCTCGGGGTCCAGAGACTGGGCGTGATGAAAAACGTATGGCTGTGGCTGGCACGTTGCAGCGAGTCCTTCCGCCTCTCGAGCAAGGTGCAGAAAGCGTTGTTGACTTTACTGTGTGCCCGTTGCTTGCTGGCACCATGGAATTGGATGCGGTGGTACAGCCTGTGAGGATTGGCGCCTATGCTAATACCAGACAGTGGCATAGCAGCAAGTCTCTTTCTATCAAGATTGAGACTGCTTAA